A DNA window from Drosophila virilis strain 15010-1051.87 chromosome 4, Dvir_AGI_RSII-ME, whole genome shotgun sequence contains the following coding sequences:
- the LOC6628882 gene encoding beta-1,4-glucuronyltransferase 1, whose translation MLSSCFVLLLFMLSVYMVRGETTADIRKESENSDEATKFLRLRMAINCTDRDIVYEKKVHSNYWVLVNYVPAEHGSLRCSVFITYTTHGDYRYLNNVAPLVERWRAPISLALYAPGTDFNKTVSSILWLRQCDPQRKLIRKWILLAKQIKCTKVPPFANVSSDELYRKQMELKYPINVGRNIAKEAALTHYVLSSDIELYPSPGLVNGFLLMLAANMHLLNSTRPLVFPLNIFEVSANSTVPTTKKELKYKLKTGQAIPFHRDIAPQFNIAPNLKKWIQHVDYSDTMRVFCVNKRIGYWDPIYIGTKQDPVYDETLSWEGMSDKATHSFALCLMGYRFHTLDNAFLVHRPGINQGYLDDERLRLAAHIRRKLRRQLLIEYFYKYGFQLGCIL comes from the exons atgcttagCTCATGTTTTGTGCTTCTGCTCTTCATGCTAAGCGTCTACATGGTGCGGGGCGAGACAACGGCAGATATTCGAAAAGAATCGGAGAATTCCGATGAAGCCACGAAATTTCTTCGCCTGCGCATGGCTATAAACTGTACAGATCGTGATATTGTATATGAAAAGAAAGTGCACTCGAATTACTGGGTTCTGGTGAACTATGTACCCGCAGAGCACGGCAGTCTGCGATGCTCGGTGTTCATTACGTACACCACCCACGGGGACTATCGATATCTGAACAATGTGGCGCCCTTGGTGGAGCGTTGGCGAGCACCCATTAGTTTGGCACTCTACGCACCGGGTACGGACTTTAACAAGACGGTGTCGAGCATTCTGTGGCTGCGCCAATGTGATCCACAGCGGAAGCTAATCCGCAAATGG ATATTGTTagccaaacaaataaaatgcactAAGGTTCCGCCGTTTGCCAATGTGTCAAGTGATGAGCTATATAGAAAGCAAATGGAACTCAAATATCCAATTAATGTGGGACGAAATATTGCCAAAGAGGCGGCACTGACACATTACGTTCTGTCCTCCGATATCGAGCTGTATCCCTCGCCGGGTCTGGTCAATGGCTTTTTGCTTATGCTAGCAGCTAATATGCATTTACTGAACTCCACAAGGCCGCTTGTCTTTCCACTTAACATTTTCGAAGTGAGTGCGAATAGCACTGTGCCAACCAccaaaaaggaattaaaaTACAAGCTGAAAACTGGCCAAGCAATACCCTTTCACAGAGACATCGCTCCCCAATTCAACATCGCAccaaatcttaaaaaatggATTCAACATGTCGATTACAGCGATACAATGCGAGTGTTTTGCGTGAATAAACGCATCGGTTACTGGGATCCGATCTACATTGGAACCAAACAAGATCCGGTGTACGATGAGACTCTTAGCTGGGAGGGCATGTCCGATAAGGCAACACATTCCTTTGCATTGTGCCTAATGGGCTATCGGTTTCATACATTGGATAATGCATTTTTGGTTCACAGGCCGGGCATTAATCAGGGTTATTTGGATGATGAGCGATTAAGGCTTGCCGCCCACATTCGTCGCAAGCTACGTAGACAGTTATTAATAGAGTATTTCTACAAATATGGTTTCCAATTGGGTTGCATATTGTAA